One Deltaproteobacteria bacterium genomic window carries:
- the dinD gene encoding DNA damage-inducible protein D gives MGDKKVDLIVGSKNVFETSKKIDPNGQEYWSARDLGKILEYFEYRNFQTVIDKAKLACINSGHVSEQHFINTEEDVAIGSGASRPLPTVLLSRYACYLIVQNADPSKEIVANGQTYFAIQTRKQELSEQEKENEKRLFLREEISKHNVNLAAVAKKVGVKEPLDYAIFQDYGYKGLYGGLGAKDIHAKKNLKKSQKILDHMGSTELAANLFRATQTEEKLKREPHQNKRQANQTHYNVGQKVRQTIKELGSTMPEDLPPHDSIQRVQRQKLKIQKRKELRGEKD, from the coding sequence ATGGGAGACAAAAAAGTTGATTTAATAGTCGGTTCCAAAAATGTCTTTGAAACAAGCAAAAAAATAGATCCAAATGGGCAAGAATATTGGTCAGCTCGCGATTTAGGAAAGATACTTGAATATTTTGAGTATAGAAATTTTCAAACAGTTATTGATAAGGCAAAGTTAGCCTGCATAAACAGCGGACATGTTTCTGAACAACATTTTATTAATACAGAAGAAGACGTGGCGATTGGTTCAGGAGCAAGCAGGCCTCTGCCAACAGTTTTACTGTCGCGGTACGCTTGTTACTTGATCGTCCAAAATGCTGATCCCTCTAAAGAAATAGTTGCAAACGGTCAGACCTATTTTGCCATTCAAACCAGAAAACAGGAATTGTCAGAACAGGAAAAGGAAAACGAAAAACGCCTTTTTCTCAGGGAAGAAATTTCTAAGCACAATGTCAATCTTGCTGCGGTGGCTAAAAAAGTCGGGGTAAAAGAACCGCTCGACTACGCTATTTTTCAAGATTACGGTTACAAAGGGCTTTACGGAGGACTTGGTGCCAAAGATATTCATGCCAAAAAGAACCTAAAGAAGAGCCAAAAAATTTTAGATCATATGGGTAGCACGGAACTGGCTGCTAATTTATTTCGCGCGACGCAAACAGAAGAAAAACTTAAACGTGAGCCTCATCAAAACAAGCGTCAGGCAAACCAAACACATTATAATGTTGGACAAAAAGTGAGACAAACCATTAAGGAACTTGGAAGTACAATGCCGGAAGATTTGCCACCACATGATAGTATTCAAAGGGTCCAAAGGCAGAAGTTAAAAATACAAAAAAGGAAAGAATTGAGAGGTGAAAAAGATTAA
- a CDS encoding efflux RND transporter periplasmic adaptor subunit, producing MLRKILFSIVVFCCVASLLPACSCGKRKKGTPGANDKIYPVKITSPIAGEVPDLVDLQGVFIPNDRLSVKTPYSGKATQIAAAEGQRVNPGDALCRIQNDHLSLILDKQRAELREEELKLEGIRTGEENGGNRLGDNRAPFDLDTVGNEEEPPDNQNPSEEGEQPANEEGSEERNEEPNLFALSKQPAKQQQPREEPESKSGLQQAKIDRLRAEIALNERMLTEGTIVATVGGLITKKYVSEGSLVQADTVLFEIVDVDPILLSVFVPQKLIQQLNQNTPVKVIDKNDPGQLLNGEVAYISAEFNIDKKGLEIRVRVPNPNDKLKVNLEGTARLALSTKTRKVLLIPPGAITHANDGKTFVYVAKGNLAEKKEIEVGLVQNGQAAIIQGLSVKDQVITQGHQTFDEPEEYIKIE from the coding sequence ATGTTGAGAAAAATTCTCTTTTCAATTGTGGTGTTTTGTTGCGTAGCCAGTCTATTACCCGCCTGTTCATGTGGTAAAAGAAAAAAAGGAACGCCCGGCGCTAATGATAAAATTTATCCTGTTAAAATCACCTCCCCTATCGCTGGCGAAGTGCCTGATTTAGTGGATTTGCAGGGAGTGTTCATTCCCAATGATCGATTATCGGTAAAAACTCCCTATTCTGGCAAGGCCACTCAAATAGCCGCCGCTGAAGGTCAACGTGTAAACCCTGGTGATGCCTTATGCCGAATTCAAAATGACCATCTCTCGCTCATTCTCGACAAACAACGGGCCGAACTGCGAGAAGAAGAATTAAAGTTAGAAGGTATCCGAACCGGTGAAGAAAATGGCGGCAATCGGCTGGGCGATAATCGCGCTCCCTTCGATTTAGACACGGTCGGTAATGAAGAAGAACCTCCTGATAATCAAAACCCTTCCGAAGAAGGCGAACAACCCGCCAATGAAGAAGGCTCCGAAGAACGCAATGAAGAACCTAATTTATTTGCCTTGTCGAAACAGCCTGCCAAACAGCAGCAACCTAGAGAAGAGCCCGAAAGCAAGTCTGGTTTGCAACAAGCCAAAATAGATCGATTGCGAGCCGAAATTGCCTTGAACGAAAGGATGCTCACCGAAGGCACGATTGTGGCTACAGTAGGTGGATTGATCACCAAAAAATATGTCAGCGAAGGAAGTTTAGTGCAGGCCGATACCGTGTTATTTGAAATTGTCGATGTAGACCCCATTTTGCTTTCGGTCTTTGTACCGCAAAAGTTGATTCAACAATTGAATCAAAACACGCCTGTTAAGGTGATCGACAAAAACGACCCTGGGCAATTGTTAAATGGCGAAGTCGCCTACATCAGTGCAGAATTTAACATCGATAAAAAAGGTTTGGAAATAAGGGTCCGCGTCCCCAATCCCAATGACAAATTGAAAGTCAATCTCGAGGGAACAGCCCGCCTGGCACTTTCCACTAAAACACGAAAGGTTTTATTGATTCCACCCGGAGCCATCACCCATGCCAACGACGGCAAGACCTTCGTATACGTGGCTAAAGGAAACTTAGCAGAAAAGAAAGAAATAGAGGTTGGGCTGGTGCAAAACGGCCAAGCCGCGATTATCCAAGGCCTATCGGTCAAAGACCAAGTCATCACCCAAGGGCATCAGACTTTTGATGAACCCGAAGAATACATCAAAATTGAATAA
- a CDS encoding glycine--tRNA ligase, giving the protein MEKIVSLAKRRGFIFQSSEIYGGINGFWDYGPVGVELKNNIKSFWWNRIVRGREDVVGVDTSIICHPRTWEASGHVECFSDPMVDCRVCKGRFREDQLNDTPCPKRLSLSVTQCAKEKKGEGDLTESRAFNLMFQTYVGAVRDESSIAYLRPETCQAIFTNFKNIQNVSRKKIPFGIAQIGKSFRNEITPRNFIFRSREFEQMEMEYFISPEEKVGEEYYQYWVKERRQWFLDLGIKQENLRTREHDKNELAHYAKGCTDIEYEFPFGVSELEGIANRSNYDLNQHIKFSGKDLSYFNDETKQKYVPAVIETSVGVDRTFLTVLCDAYHEDEIDGEARVVLRFAPHIAPVKVAVFPLSRKLAEPTLKIQQSLKKHFTTDYDDVGSIGKRYRRHDEIGTPYCVTYDFQSEEDKKVTVRHRDTTQQDRISIDQLHHYLLDHLPSF; this is encoded by the coding sequence ATGGAAAAAATTGTTTCACTTGCAAAACGCCGCGGCTTTATTTTTCAATCCAGTGAGATCTATGGAGGTATCAACGGTTTTTGGGACTATGGCCCCGTAGGGGTTGAACTCAAAAATAATATCAAAAGTTTTTGGTGGAACCGCATCGTGCGAGGGCGAGAAGATGTAGTGGGGGTCGACACCTCGATTATTTGCCATCCGCGCACTTGGGAGGCCAGTGGCCATGTGGAGTGTTTTTCAGATCCCATGGTTGATTGCCGGGTCTGTAAGGGGCGGTTTCGCGAAGATCAACTAAACGATACCCCTTGCCCCAAACGCCTGAGTCTTTCGGTCACCCAATGTGCAAAAGAAAAAAAGGGGGAGGGAGATTTAACCGAGTCGCGAGCCTTTAACCTCATGTTTCAAACTTATGTGGGGGCCGTGCGAGATGAATCATCGATTGCTTATTTAAGGCCAGAGACCTGCCAGGCCATTTTTACCAATTTTAAAAACATTCAAAATGTTTCCCGAAAAAAGATCCCTTTTGGGATAGCTCAAATAGGCAAAAGTTTTCGTAACGAAATTACCCCACGCAATTTCATTTTTAGGTCGCGCGAATTTGAACAAATGGAAATGGAATATTTCATTAGCCCAGAAGAAAAAGTGGGTGAAGAATATTATCAATATTGGGTCAAAGAACGCCGCCAATGGTTTTTAGATTTGGGTATTAAGCAAGAAAATTTACGTACCCGTGAACATGACAAAAATGAATTAGCCCATTACGCCAAAGGTTGCACCGATATCGAATATGAATTCCCCTTTGGAGTTTCAGAGTTAGAAGGTATTGCCAATCGTTCTAATTATGATCTCAACCAACATATTAAGTTTAGTGGTAAAGATTTGAGTTATTTTAACGATGAAACAAAGCAAAAATATGTGCCTGCGGTTATTGAAACTTCGGTTGGGGTTGATCGAACGTTTTTAACGGTTTTATGTGATGCCTACCATGAAGATGAAATCGATGGCGAAGCTCGGGTGGTGTTGCGTTTTGCCCCTCATATTGCCCCGGTTAAAGTGGCGGTGTTTCCGCTTTCTAGAAAACTGGCAGAACCTACGCTTAAAATACAACAAAGTTTAAAGAAACATTTTACGACCGATTATGATGATGTGGGGAGTATTGGCAAACGCTATCGCCGTCACGATGAAATCGGCACCCCTTATTGTGTAACTTATGATTTTCAAAGTGAAGAAGATAAAAAGGTGACGGTGCGTCATCGCGACACCACTCAACAAGACAGAATTTCGATTGACCAACTTCATCATTATTTGTTGGATCATCTTCCTAGTTTTTAG
- a CDS encoding type II toxin-antitoxin system PemK/MazF family toxin, with translation MVTPRRGDLFWVNLDPTVGTEIRKKRPAIIISNNAANRRYHQVTVIPLTSQKIQEIEPFQVYVAAQESGLQKESKALAEQIRTVSKLRLGSRIGNLSTETLTLLEKAIQIHLDLK, from the coding sequence ATGGTAACCCCAAGACGAGGTGATCTCTTTTGGGTTAACCTTGACCCCACCGTCGGTACTGAAATCAGAAAGAAGCGCCCTGCTATTATCATCTCCAATAATGCAGCAAATAGACGCTATCATCAAGTTACCGTTATTCCGCTCACCTCTCAGAAAATACAAGAAATAGAGCCTTTTCAGGTTTATGTTGCCGCTCAAGAATCCGGTTTGCAAAAAGAATCAAAGGCCTTGGCCGAACAAATTCGAACTGTTTCAAAACTCAGACTAGGTTCTCGTATTGGCAATTTAAGCACTGAAACCCTTACTCTACTCGAAAAGGCCATTCAAATTCATTTGGATTTAAAATAG
- a CDS encoding pyruvate, phosphate dikinase, translating to MSKKYVYFFGSGAAEGRADMKNILGGKGANLAEMNLLGIPVPPGFTITTEVCVEFYKNNHVYPKELESQVASNLKSIEKSLGKKFGDPQNPLLVSVRSGARASMPGMMDTILNLGLNDAVAEGWAKKTGNARFVLDSYRRFIQMYSDVVLNISGDEFESALESLKRKRGVHLDTELEAEDWQQLIATYKDIVLQKTQKAFPQDPKVQLWGAIGAVFQSWMNKRAIEYRRIHSIPEDWGTAVNVQAMVFGNMGEDCATGVAFTRDPSTGAKIFFGEYLINAQGEDVVAGIRTPQPINIEGKQHGGNDLPSMEETLPKCYQTLVSIYQKLEHHYRDMQDIEFTIENHKVWMLQTRNGKRTAAAAIKIAVDMVKEGLIDKRTAILRIDPNQIDQLLHPTLDPNVEKKVIAKGLPASPGAATGQVVFSAEDAQRLNELGHRVILVRLETSPEDIHGMNVSEGILTARGGMTSHAAVVARGMGKTCVVGCGELDIEEKKQLFQVQGVVVKKGDFITLNGSTGEVMLGEVPTIPPQLTGEFKEFMVWVDEQRRLKVRTNADSPGDARVGREFGAEGIGLCRTEHMFFEGDRIDTVRQMILASDVEERKRALAKILPMQKQDFKGIFRAMKGLPVTIRLLDPPLHEFLPHTDSEILEISKKLDIPPDKLRSKLESLREFNPMLGHRGCRLGITYPEIYEMQVQAIMEAACELVEQESFSIIPEIMIPLVGHVRELEVMHQMVDKVCKEVMNRKKIPLEYLIGTMIELPRAALTADRIAEFAEFFSFGTNDLTQTTFGFSRDDASKFLPMYIDKKILTVDPFVALDQEGVGKLIAMAVELGRKTRPNIKVGICGEHGGEPSSVIFCHKIGLNYVSCSPYRVPVARLAAAQAVLMEAK from the coding sequence TTGAGTAAAAAATACGTCTATTTTTTTGGCAGTGGGGCTGCCGAAGGCCGCGCGGATATGAAAAATATTTTGGGTGGCAAGGGTGCTAATTTAGCTGAAATGAATCTTTTAGGCATCCCCGTGCCCCCTGGTTTTACTATTACCACCGAGGTTTGTGTTGAGTTTTATAAAAATAACCATGTCTATCCAAAAGAATTAGAATCTCAAGTGGCCAGCAATTTAAAATCCATTGAAAAATCTTTGGGCAAAAAGTTTGGTGATCCCCAAAACCCTTTGCTAGTTTCAGTGCGTTCTGGGGCCAGGGCCAGCATGCCTGGCATGATGGATACGATTCTTAATTTGGGTTTGAACGATGCTGTGGCCGAAGGGTGGGCGAAAAAAACTGGCAATGCCAGGTTTGTGTTAGATAGTTATCGGCGTTTTATTCAAATGTATTCCGATGTTGTTTTAAATATTTCAGGTGATGAATTTGAATCGGCCCTTGAATCATTAAAACGCAAACGCGGGGTGCATTTAGATACCGAGCTTGAGGCAGAAGACTGGCAGCAACTCATTGCAACCTACAAAGATATCGTTTTACAAAAAACCCAAAAAGCTTTTCCTCAAGATCCTAAAGTTCAACTTTGGGGGGCCATTGGCGCGGTATTTCAGAGTTGGATGAATAAACGGGCCATTGAGTATCGGCGGATTCATTCGATTCCCGAAGATTGGGGTACAGCGGTTAATGTTCAGGCCATGGTATTTGGCAATATGGGCGAAGATTGTGCCACCGGGGTTGCCTTTACACGAGATCCTTCCACCGGGGCCAAGATATTTTTTGGTGAATATCTTATTAATGCTCAAGGTGAAGATGTGGTGGCAGGCATCCGAACCCCACAGCCGATTAATATTGAAGGGAAGCAGCATGGGGGCAACGATTTGCCCTCGATGGAAGAGACCTTGCCTAAGTGCTATCAAACCTTGGTTTCCATTTATCAAAAACTCGAACACCATTATCGCGACATGCAAGATATTGAATTTACCATCGAGAATCACAAGGTTTGGATGTTGCAGACCCGCAATGGCAAGCGTACGGCCGCTGCCGCCATCAAGATTGCGGTCGATATGGTGAAAGAGGGGCTTATCGATAAACGCACGGCAATTTTGCGAATCGATCCCAATCAAATCGATCAACTTTTACACCCCACCTTAGACCCTAATGTTGAGAAAAAGGTGATTGCCAAAGGCCTGCCCGCTTCACCGGGTGCTGCCACCGGCCAAGTGGTTTTTTCGGCCGAAGATGCGCAGCGCCTCAATGAATTAGGTCATCGTGTCATTTTGGTTCGTCTAGAAACCTCTCCCGAAGATATCCATGGCATGAATGTGTCAGAAGGGATTTTAACGGCTCGCGGTGGGATGACTTCTCATGCCGCGGTGGTGGCGCGAGGGATGGGTAAAACTTGTGTGGTGGGTTGTGGTGAATTAGACATTGAAGAAAAGAAACAGCTCTTTCAAGTACAGGGTGTGGTGGTTAAAAAAGGCGATTTTATTACCTTGAATGGTTCAACCGGTGAGGTGATGCTAGGTGAGGTTCCCACCATTCCGCCTCAGTTGACCGGAGAATTTAAAGAGTTCATGGTGTGGGTGGATGAACAGCGTAGGCTCAAAGTCCGCACCAATGCTGATTCTCCAGGTGATGCCAGGGTAGGGCGAGAGTTTGGGGCAGAGGGCATTGGCCTATGTCGCACCGAGCATATGTTTTTTGAAGGGGATAGGATCGACACCGTTCGGCAAATGATCTTGGCCTCTGATGTTGAAGAGCGCAAACGCGCCTTAGCCAAAATCTTGCCCATGCAAAAACAAGATTTCAAAGGCATCTTTCGAGCCATGAAAGGATTGCCGGTTACCATTCGTTTGCTCGATCCGCCGCTTCACGAATTTTTACCCCACACCGATTCAGAAATTTTAGAGATTTCTAAAAAGTTAGATATTCCCCCTGATAAACTGCGTAGCAAGTTAGAAAGTTTGCGTGAATTTAACCCCATGTTGGGGCATCGCGGTTGTCGCTTGGGCATTACCTATCCTGAGATTTATGAAATGCAGGTTCAGGCCATTATGGAAGCCGCTTGTGAATTGGTCGAGCAAGAAAGTTTTTCGATTATTCCTGAGATCATGATTCCTTTGGTGGGGCATGTGCGCGAGCTCGAAGTGATGCATCAAATGGTGGATAAGGTTTGTAAAGAGGTCATGAATCGTAAAAAGATTCCGTTGGAATATTTGATTGGCACCATGATCGAATTGCCCAGGGCCGCTCTCACGGCTGATCGGATTGCCGAATTTGCAGAATTTTTCAGCTTTGGTACCAACGATCTTACTCAAACCACCTTTGGTTTTTCCCGTGATGATGCCTCTAAGTTTCTACCCATGTATATCGATAAAAAGATTTTGACCGTTGATCCCTTTGTGGCGCTCGATCAAGAGGGGGTTGGTAAGTTGATTGCCATGGCTGTCGAATTAGGTCGCAAAACCAGGCCCAATATTAAAGTGGGTATTTGTGGCGAACACGGTGGTGAACCCAGTTCGGTGATTTTTTGTCATAAGATTGGGTTGAACTATGTTAGCTGTTCTCCTTACCGAGTCCCTGTGGCAAGGCTGGCTGCAGCCCAAGCAGTTTTAATGGAGGCAAAATAG
- a CDS encoding phosphodiester glycosidase family protein, with protein sequence MKLKWLLFILLFLPSSLVSGKVSYQTIVPGLYYRKLELSGGVKLHIFKADLSKIKIDAIDARDFKKKAMSAVEMSQKTQALVVANSNFFSDELEPLGLVIQAGKIKNPIRPISWWAGFLVHNNQATIRKLAKAEKPNATQFGLQTGPRLVINGKVPKLKVENSPKTAIGIDRQGYVYLIASAGKIEINELAKVLVTKEGAQGVGLRNALNLDGGSSTQLYHKSAQLEVKVSGLSNIPIGIGFFKK encoded by the coding sequence ATGAAATTAAAATGGCTTTTGTTCATCCTCTTATTCCTGCCATCGAGTCTTGTAAGTGGAAAAGTTTCTTACCAAACCATCGTCCCTGGGCTTTACTATCGAAAATTAGAATTATCGGGTGGGGTTAAACTTCATATTTTTAAAGCTGATCTTTCTAAAATTAAAATCGATGCAATTGATGCCCGCGATTTTAAAAAGAAGGCTATGAGTGCTGTTGAAATGTCACAAAAAACCCAAGCCCTGGTGGTGGCCAATAGTAATTTTTTTAGTGACGAACTAGAGCCCTTAGGGCTGGTGATTCAAGCTGGCAAAATCAAAAACCCCATTCGACCGATCAGTTGGTGGGCGGGTTTTTTAGTGCACAACAACCAAGCCACCATTCGAAAATTAGCCAAAGCAGAAAAACCCAATGCTACCCAGTTTGGCCTTCAAACCGGTCCACGTTTAGTGATCAACGGCAAAGTCCCCAAACTTAAAGTAGAAAATTCCCCTAAAACCGCGATTGGCATTGATCGCCAAGGCTATGTTTATTTGATCGCCAGCGCAGGCAAGATTGAAATCAATGAATTAGCAAAGGTTTTGGTCACCAAAGAAGGGGCACAAGGTGTGGGGTTAAGAAACGCACTCAACCTCGACGGTGGCAGCTCTACTCAGCTGTATCATAAATCCGCCCAGCTCGAAGTCAAAGTCTCCGGCCTTTCCAACATTCCAATAGGAATAGGATTTTTTAAGAAATAA
- the smc gene encoding chromosome segregation protein SMC has product MTEEKRNMKIKSLELLGFKSFPDRTILEYKDGITGIVGPNGCGKSNIVDAIRWVMGEMSAKHLRGKLMEDVIFAGSSGRNSTNFAEVALTLSLEDGKAPAAYLNFSELTVRRRLHRSGESEYFINQSPCRLKDIYDVFLGSGVGTKAYSIIEQGQIGAIVTSKPEDRRFFIEEAAGISKFKSRKEAAERKIESTKQNLVRLSDILAELKRQMNSLDRQARKAERFRELRGQARELELHLTSLKYLQSIEALKSLEAELAQIKEKETLAASQLDHLETKQQEGRLNSVLRENELMKIQEKVFEKNNAVQLAKASLEYKGREIERLKQNNQTWLVELAQYQEKFVQQKEQSENFSAIIGQIFQEFDLKKDEVDQLEKQAKNLEQEEVQFAQELDLLQNQILTALTLLSQQNSKKEALANRTVDLKGRMGRYQAEIDEIDHQVVNLKQKASNLQTDLSRIKQLKLDLGVQSVDLENTIAKLKEELTEKEKELDEERQKVNLKDSRFASLLEMERKFEGFSSGVQAIMAKKGELANQGEIFGTIADIVETEPAYESAVGAVLGERLQCILVQSQTAGVEALQYLKTESQGRSSFIPVMLRNYKQPTAHLVGEGVIGPLKEFVRVKSDYERVGDYLFGDVYLVENLNRALELWNDQKVQSTLVTYEGEVVDPIGMISGGAKTHTNYDIFEKKREIKVLKFEVQALKSQIQVKEEILAKIKSRLQSLQQQSSTTKQESHNEEIRIVHQEKDLIHLEDEINKLQQRRDNLSLEISAWLMEDEEMKASAIQVDKNIEQAELDKKQYEGRILELRQQLEQIKLNLESGRAQLLDRKVQLGTIEEKKLHSEKEMERFQARLQEFSGLIDDRQLNLSKANQEISVLTTETESLRAQLTLDLQALTQSEEESRKLREACEKENLQLQAQEVQLKELRQSIAKLRDELNSYLMQVTEYRNDLQMLKQVIFERYHLDIAEQALQYQARPIEVEASQLKLDELKEKLEKMGEVNIGAIEEYEEIQKRHEFLHGQYNDLNQSIESLQQAIHKINRTTRKRFKETFEAVNQKFKELFPQLFKGGQAELRLTNEEDLLTSGVEIVAQPPGKKLQSISLLSGGEKALTAISLVFSIFLIKPSPFCLLDEVDAPLDDANIDRFNEMVKTMATRSQFILITHNKRTMEMADILYGITMEQAGVSKLVSVELN; this is encoded by the coding sequence ATGACAGAAGAGAAACGTAATATGAAAATCAAAAGCCTGGAACTTCTTGGCTTCAAATCTTTTCCTGACAGAACCATTTTGGAATATAAAGACGGTATTACCGGTATTGTTGGCCCTAATGGTTGTGGCAAATCCAATATTGTTGATGCCATTCGTTGGGTGATGGGGGAAATGAGTGCTAAACACTTGCGTGGCAAACTCATGGAAGATGTCATTTTTGCGGGGAGTTCGGGCCGCAATTCCACCAATTTTGCCGAAGTAGCCCTCACTCTTTCTTTAGAAGATGGCAAGGCCCCAGCGGCTTATCTTAATTTTTCTGAATTAACGGTGCGGCGGCGCTTGCATCGCTCAGGAGAATCCGAATATTTTATTAATCAATCACCCTGCCGCCTCAAAGACATTTACGATGTATTTTTAGGTTCAGGGGTTGGCACCAAGGCTTATTCCATTATTGAACAAGGGCAGATTGGCGCGATTGTCACCAGCAAACCCGAAGATAGGCGGTTTTTCATTGAAGAGGCAGCAGGGATTTCAAAATTTAAAAGTCGCAAAGAGGCGGCTGAGCGTAAAATTGAGAGCACCAAACAAAATCTGGTGCGTTTGTCAGATATTCTTGCCGAATTAAAAAGACAAATGAATTCCCTCGACCGCCAGGCTAGAAAGGCCGAGCGTTTTAGGGAATTGCGTGGCCAGGCACGTGAACTTGAGTTACACCTCACCTCGTTAAAATATTTGCAAAGTATCGAAGCCCTTAAATCCCTCGAGGCCGAACTTGCTCAAATTAAAGAAAAAGAAACTTTGGCGGCTAGCCAGTTAGATCATTTAGAGACCAAGCAACAAGAAGGCAGGCTTAATTCAGTCTTGCGCGAAAATGAATTGATGAAAATCCAAGAAAAGGTTTTCGAAAAAAATAATGCCGTGCAATTGGCCAAGGCCTCTCTTGAATATAAGGGCCGAGAAATTGAAAGATTAAAACAAAACAATCAAACTTGGTTGGTAGAGTTAGCCCAATATCAAGAAAAGTTTGTTCAACAAAAAGAACAGTCCGAAAATTTCTCGGCAATCATTGGCCAAATTTTTCAAGAATTTGATTTAAAAAAGGATGAAGTCGATCAATTAGAAAAACAAGCCAAAAATTTAGAGCAAGAAGAAGTACAATTTGCCCAAGAACTCGATCTTTTGCAAAATCAAATTTTAACTGCTTTAACCTTGCTTTCTCAGCAAAATTCCAAAAAAGAAGCCCTCGCCAACCGCACGGTTGATTTAAAAGGGCGCATGGGGCGCTACCAGGCAGAAATCGACGAGATCGATCACCAAGTCGTTAACTTAAAGCAAAAAGCCAGCAATTTACAAACCGATCTTTCCCGCATTAAACAATTAAAACTCGATTTGGGTGTGCAAAGTGTTGACCTTGAAAATACGATTGCAAAACTCAAAGAAGAATTAACCGAAAAAGAAAAAGAATTAGACGAAGAACGACAAAAGGTGAATTTAAAAGATTCTCGTTTTGCCTCACTGCTTGAAATGGAAAGAAAGTTTGAGGGCTTTAGTTCAGGGGTTCAGGCCATTATGGCTAAAAAGGGTGAATTGGCAAACCAAGGCGAAATTTTTGGCACCATTGCTGATATTGTTGAAACCGAACCCGCTTATGAAAGTGCCGTAGGCGCTGTATTGGGTGAGCGGTTGCAATGTATCCTGGTGCAAAGCCAAACCGCAGGGGTTGAGGCCTTACAATATTTGAAAACCGAATCCCAAGGCCGTTCTTCTTTTATTCCCGTGATGCTGCGCAACTACAAACAGCCTACCGCCCATTTGGTGGGAGAGGGAGTGATAGGGCCTTTGAAAGAATTTGTCAGGGTAAAAAGTGATTACGAACGGGTAGGGGATTATTTATTTGGCGATGTTTATTTGGTTGAAAATTTGAACCGGGCCTTAGAACTTTGGAACGACCAAAAGGTGCAAAGTACTTTAGTGACTTATGAAGGGGAGGTGGTTGACCCTATTGGCATGATTAGCGGTGGTGCAAAGACTCATACCAATTATGATATTTTTGAAAAGAAACGCGAAATTAAAGTTTTGAAATTTGAAGTTCAAGCCTTAAAAAGCCAAATCCAGGTAAAAGAAGAAATTTTGGCGAAAATTAAATCAAGGCTGCAATCGCTCCAGCAACAAAGCAGTACCACCAAACAAGAATCCCATAACGAAGAGATTCGTATTGTCCATCAAGAGAAAGATCTTATTCATTTAGAAGATGAAATTAACAAATTACAACAACGGCGTGACAATCTTTCTTTAGAAATTTCAGCATGGCTTATGGAAGATGAAGAAATGAAAGCCAGCGCCATTCAGGTCGATAAAAATATCGAACAAGCCGAATTAGACAAAAAACAATATGAAGGGCGTATTTTAGAGTTGCGCCAACAGCTCGAACAAATCAAATTGAATCTTGAGAGCGGCCGGGCTCAATTATTAGACCGTAAAGTTCAATTAGGAACCATTGAAGAAAAGAAGCTTCATAGTGAAAAAGAAATGGAGCGATTTCAAGCAAGGTTGCAAGAATTTTCGGGCTTGATCGACGATAGGCAACTTAACCTAAGCAAGGCCAACCAAGAAATTTCAGTGCTCACTACAGAAACAGAGAGCTTACGAGCCCAGCTCACCCTTGATTTGCAAGCGTTAACTCAATCAGAAGAAGAGAGTCGCAAGCTTAGAGAAGCTTGTGAAAAAGAAAATCTGCAATTACAAGCGCAAGAAGTACAGCTCAAAGAATTACGGCAAAGTATTGCCAAATTGCGAGACGAACTCAATAGCTACCTTATGCAAGTTACGGAGTATCGTAATGACCTGCAAATGTTGAAACAGGTTATTTTTGAGCGGTATCACTTAGACATTGCAGAGCAAGCTCTGCAATATCAAGCCCGCCCTATCGAAGTTGAGGCCAGCCAATTAAAGTTAGATGAATTAAAAGAAAAATTAGAAAAAATGGGCGAGGTCAATATTGGGGCCATTGAAGAATATGAAGAAATTCAAAAACGGCATGAATTTTTGCATGGGCAATATAACGATTTAAATCAATCGATCGAATCTTTACAACAGGCCATTCATAAAATTAATCGCACCACTCGCAAGCGCTTCAAAGAAACCTTTGAGGCCGTCAATCAAAAGTTTAAAGAACTATTTCCACAATTATTTAAAGGTGGGCAGGCAGAGCTAAGATTAACCAACGAAGAAGACTTGCTGACCAGCGGGGTTGAAATCGTGGCGCAGCCACCAGGCAAGAAGTTGCAGAGCATTTCGTTACTTTCGGGTGGAGAAAAGGCCTTAACGGCTATCAGCCTGGTATTTTCAATTTTTCTTATCAAACCCAGCCCTTTTTGTTTGCTTGATGAAGTTGATGCCCCCTTGGATGATGCCAATATTGATCGGTTCAATGAAATGGTGAAAACCATGGCAACCCGTTCGCAATTTATTTTAATTACTCACAACAAGCGAACCATGGAGATGGCGGATATTTTATACGGGATTACCATGGAGCAGGCGGGGGTGTCGAAACTTGTGAGCGTGGAATTGAATTAA